The following coding sequences lie in one Apium graveolens cultivar Ventura chromosome 1, ASM990537v1, whole genome shotgun sequence genomic window:
- the LOC141678621 gene encoding FAD synthetase 2, chloroplastic-like codes for MLSGSRISHHLRDYNHLHLGFEFGFGLKFNSTSKTSKLHLKSQLGHVSNKKLTHFSSSSFDFGGPLVACIQPNSPFAQSPSLSHSLSQQEDDGESPSERLSAVAGGIVALGKFEALHIGHRELAVQASRVGVPFLLSFVGMAEVLGWEPRAPIVAKCDRKRILSSWAPYCGNVIPSEFEVDFSKVRSLTPRQFVEKLSKKLGVCGVVAGKNYRFGYRASGDASELGNLCKEYGMEAYIINSVMDKKQDTRVISLDDSKEQGQVSSTRVRHALGRGDMNYVSELLGRQHRLMLMANDKERFTRENNRISASNSCLLNLSPVEGLYENCSVVIGDDNFVPCRVTIDTTHIHLELDDTETCIFIASQGISLLGIDFGG; via the exons ATGTTATCTGGGTCTCGAATATCCCACCATTTAAGAGACTACAATCATCTCCATTTGGGTTTTGAATTTGGGTTCGGATTGAAATTCAACTCTACTAGTAAAACTAGCAAGCTCCATTTAAAATCCCAGTTGGGTCATGTTTCAAACAAGAAATTGACCCATTTTTCATCTTCAAGTTTTGATTTTGGAGGACCCCTTGTTGCCTGCATTCAACCCAATTCTCCGTTTGCTCAAAGTCCCAGTCTTTCTCATTCTTTAAG CCAACAGGAAGATGATGGCGAGTCTCCGTCTGAAAGATTGTCAGCTGTGGCAG GAGGTATAGTAGCTTTGGGGAAGTTTGAAGCTCTTCACATTGGTCATCGTGAACTTGCAGTACAAGCATCAAGGGTTGGAGTTCCATTCCTTCTATCATTTGTTGGAATGGCTGAAGTTCTTGGTTGGGAACCTag AGCTCCTATAGTTGCCAAATGTGACCGTAAGCGGATTCTTTCTTCCTGGGCTCCATACTGTGGCAATGTGATTCCCTCCGAGTTTGAGGTTGATTTTTCAAAAGTTCGCTCTCTCACACCTCGTCAATTTGTTGAAAAGTTATCAAAGAAGCTTGGAGTATGTGGTGTTGTTGCAG GAAAGAACTACAGATTTGGTTACAGAGCTTCGGGTGATGCGTCAGAGCTGGGAAATCTATGTAAGGAGTATGGCATGGAAGCTTACATTATTAACTCTGTCATGGACAAGAAACAAGACACTAGAGTCATAAGTCTTGATGATTCAAAGGAGCAAGGACAAGTTTCTTCTACTCGGGTTCGTCATGCTCTTGGTAGGGGAGATATGAACTATGTCTCAGAGTTATTAGGTCGACAACATCGTCTTATGTTGATGGCAAATGATAAGGAAAGGTTTACTAGGGAAAACAATAGGATTTCGGCTTCAAATTCTTGTTTATTAAATCTCTCACCAGTAGAGGGTCTGTACGAGAATTGTTCAGTTGTGATAGGTGATGATAATTTTGTACCATGCAGAGTAACCATTGATACTACACATATTCATCTGGAATTGGATGACACAGAAACATGTATTTTTATAGCATCTCAAGGCATTTCGCTCTTGGGTATTGACTTTGGTGGCTAA
- the LOC141678628 gene encoding uncharacterized protein LOC141678628: MGSFGGYLQRPFLAASAVAVASVYTDLYEKLKPSKLFNIGSSSVQPTTTHLCIEVNSSRVSQLLVSKLSDLSFVSRIRVPVPNIRHPVYFTSQGPVTNSLFSTVVSSPVLLNIYKSAELEKAKLTSYTSDLSIPSSSSDALYKWHLPEPNVIDKSGKSDCSLAKSRTVVVLLGWLGAKQKHLRKYAEYYTTRGFNVITFTFPMSEIVSYKAGGKAEEHVDFLVKHLSDCLEEELEKNLVFHTFSNTGWLTYGVILEKFQQMDYTLKERIKGCIIDSAPVASPHPKVWASGFSAAFLKKQSAVTKEFKTTEVPGRTNFPGEPKPAFKEVALHVILEKVFEVVLRLPVLHGRLTFLMDQMKSGQPRCPQLYIYSSADKVIPAEFVESFIAEQQRIGHQVRACNFISTPHVDHMRNQPELYKTQLTEFLEDCVLTCCKHDPGH; this comes from the exons ATGGGTTCTTTTGGCGGGTACCTCCAAAGACCGTTCCTTGCAGCCTCTGCTGTTGCTGTAGCTTCTGTTTATACTGATCTTTACGAGAAATTGAAGCCTTCAAAGTTATTCAATATTGGTTCTTCATCTGTCCAACCAACTACTACACATCTGTGTATTGAAGTAAATTCTTCAAGGGTGTCTCAATTGTTGGTTTCCAAGTTGTCTGACTTATCTTTTGTGTCGAGGATTAGGGTACCTGTTCCAAATATTCGACACCCTGTTTATTTTACGAGTCAGGGTCCTGTCACAAACTCTTTGTTCTCCACTGTTGTCTCTTCTCCTGTCCTGCTCAATATATATAAATCTGCAGAGCTGGAAAAAGCAAAGCTAACTTCATATACATCTGACCTCTCAATACCTTCATCATCTTCAGACGCTTTGTATAAATGGCATTTACCGGAGCCCAATGTCATTGATAAATCTGGGAAGTCAGATTGTTCATTGGCCAAGTCCAGGACAGTAGTAGTTTTGCTTGGATGGTTAGGTGCAAAACAGAAACATCTGAGGAAATATGCAGAGTATTATACCACAAGGGGATTTAATGTGATCACTTTTACTTTCCCGATGTCTGAGATTGTAAGCTACAAGGCTGGTGGGAAAGCTGAAGAACATGTAGATTTTCTTGTGAAACACCTATCTGATTGCTTGGAAGAAGAGCTTGAAAAAAATCTTGTGTTTCACACTTTTAGTAACACCGGGTGGTTGAC ATATGGAGTTATTCTAGAAAAGTTCCAGCAGATGGATTATACTTTAAAGGAGAGGATCAAAGGTTGTATCATTGATTCAGCTCCTGTAGCATCTCCTCATCCAAAG GTATGGGCTTCAGGCTTCTCTGCTGCTTTTTTGAAAAAGCAAAGTGCTGTAACAAAAGAATTCAAAACAACAGAAGTACCAGGTAGAACCAATTTTCCCGGAGAACCCAAACCAGCCTTCAAGGAAGTGGCTTTGCATGTCATATTGGAGAAAGTTTTTGAGGTAGTCTTGAGACTTCCTGTGTTACATGG GAGGCTAACTTTTTTAATGGATCAAATGAAGTCTGGACAACCAAGGTGCCCACAGTTGTACATCTACAGCAGTGCAGATAAAGTTATTCCTGCAGAATTTGTAGAGTCTTTCATAGCTGAGCAGCAGAGGATTGGACATCAAGTCCGGGCTTGCAATTTTATCTCTACGCCACATGTTGATCATATGCGAAATCAACCAGAGTTGTACAAAACCCAGCTCACCGAATTCTTGGAGGATTGTGTTCTCACGTGTTGCAAACATGATCCCGGACACTGA
- the LOC141717279 gene encoding cytosolic sulfotransferase 5-like, producing MEPATLQPLSQQANDEKVCNQEFKDLLSSLPKERGLAPTYSYQYQGFWYSPLALQGVINCQNHFEPRKNDVILVSAPKSSTTWLKAIIYTLINREVHPPQNPHHPLLNKSPHQLVPFFELLDPSEYDAVCNSSESSTRIFATHIPVGSLPKSLRDDSSSSNCRIVYLCRDIKDNLVSLFHFANKVNMRPSPISLEEAFDLYCKGISAVGPIWDQILGYWKESLQKPHKVLFMRCEDLKNEPRFQLRRLAHFLGKPFSLEEENSCLLDQIICLCSFDTMSKLKVNNTGHLKHGISNSSFFRNGIVGDGKKCLTADMASRLDQITEEKFHGSGLFL from the coding sequence ATGGAACCAGCAACATTACAACCTCTCTCTCAGCAAGCCAACGATGAGAAAGTCTGCAACCAAGAGTTTAAGGACTTGCTTTCATCCTTGCCCAAAGAGAGAGGTTTAGCTCCAACCTACTCATATCAATACCAAGGATTCTGGTATTCTCCTTTAGCTTTGCAAGGTGTTATTAATTGTCAAAATCATTTTGAGCCCCGCAAAAATGATGTAATTCTTGTTAGCGCCCCTAAATCCAGCACCACTTGGTTAAAGGCCATCATCTATACGTTGATTAACCGTGAGGTCCACCCTCCTCAGAATCCTCACCATCCTTTGCTTAACAAATCTCCCCATCAGCTCGTTCCCTTTTTTGAATTACTCGATCCATCTGAGTATGATGCTGTTTGCAACTCCTCAGAGAGCAGCACTAGGATCTTTGCTACTCATATTCCAGTAGGTAGCCTCCCAAAATCCCTTAGGGATGACTCTAGTTCATCAAACTGCAGAATTGTTTATCTCTGCAGGGACATTAAGGACAACTTGGTCTCCCTCTTCCACTTTGCCAACAAGGTCAACATGCGACCATCTCCCATATCATTAGAAGAGGCCTTTGATCTGTACTGTAAAGGAATCAGTGCAGTTGGACCGATATGGGATCAAATCCTGGGATATTGGAAAGAAAGCCTACAAAAGCCACACAAGGTGCTTTTTATGAGGTGTGAAGATCTGAAAAATGAGCCCCGGTTTCAGCTGAGGCGCCTTGCACATTTTCTTGGAAAACCTTTCTCTCTAGAGGAAGAAAATTCATGTCTGCTTGATCAAATCATATGTTTGTGTAGTTTTGATACTATGAGCAAATTAAAGGTTAATAACACCGGACATTTGAAGCATGGTATAAGCAATAGTTCATTTTTCCGGAATGGCATTGTTGGAGATGGAAAAAAATGTTTAACTGCAGATATGGCTTCTAGGTTAGACCAAATTACAGAAGAAAAGTTTCATGGTTCTGGGTTATTTCTCTGA
- the LOC141717299 gene encoding uncharacterized protein LOC141717299 codes for MGKDFVWTTNCEEAFLKIKEQLRNPPMLAKPEDEETLILYLAVSEYSISAVLVKKEASHQWHVYYVSKRLLDAETRYTNMKKLVYALILAARKLRPYFQAHRIESRTTIKGQVLADFILEYDSEVGDKAIVLTEPSSQGNSPVDKREKLPHPWWILYVDGAVNNSGAGTEIVLVTPEGHHLMSAIHFKFSVTNNDAEYEALINGLKIALEVGVVNLIAWSDSELVINQVNRGFQARGPRIKLYMRCVQHLLEKFGNARLEGIPREENSKQMLWQRWGRKWIASSLDKFL; via the exons ATGGGGAAGGATTTTGTGTGGACCACAAATTGTGAAGAGgcttttctgaaaatcaaagagCAGTTGAGAAATCCTCCAATGTTGGCCAAGCCAGAAGACGAAGAGACATTGATTCTTTACTTGGCAGTATCTGAATACTCTATCAGCGCGGTGTTGGTGAAGAAGGAAGCAAGCCACCAATGGCATGTGTACTATGTGAGCAAAAGGTTGCTGGATGCGGAAACCAGATATACTAATATGAAGAAATTGGTGTACGCCCTTATCCTTGCGGCGCGAAAGTTAAGACCCTATTTCCAGGCTCACCGAATAGAG AGTCGCACGACAATTAAAGGACAAGTATTGGCTGATTTCATACTTGAGTATGATTCTGAGGTCGGCGACAAGGCCATAGTGCTAACAGAACCTTCCTCACAAGGAAATTCTCCCGTTGATAAAAGGGAAAAACTCCCACACCCTTGGTGGATCTTATATGTCGATGGGGCCGTGAATAATAGTGGAGCAGGCACCGAGATTGTTTTAGTCACTCCAGAAGGGCATCATTTGATGAGTGCCATCCATTTCAAGTTTTCTGTCACCAAtaatgatgctgagtatgaagctctgaTCAATGGTCTGAAAATAGCTTTGGAAGTAGGGGTGGTGAATTTAATAGCTTGGAGTGACTCTGAGTTAGTTATAAATCAAGTCAACAGAGGTTTCCAAGCCCGGGGACCCCGAATAAAGTTATATATGAGATGTGTGCAACATCTATTAGAGAAGTTTGGAAATGCCAGACTAGAGGGTATTCCAAGAGAGGAAAATAGTAAGCAGATGCTTTGGCAAAGATGGGGTCGTAAATGGATAGCATCCAGCTTGGACAAATTCCTTTGA